The Shewanella sp. KX20019 genome window below encodes:
- a CDS encoding peroxiredoxin produces the protein MIEQGQALPSGTLSELTNDGMLNHNVAELFADKKVVLFAVPGAFTPTCSEAHLPGFVVMADEFKTKGVDIIACVSVNDAFVMKAWGTAQNASELTMLADGDASFTKALGLEMDTAGFGGVRSQRYAMVVDNGVVTRLNVEAPQSFEVSTAEAILATL, from the coding sequence ATGATTGAACAAGGACAAGCTTTACCTAGCGGTACTCTGTCAGAGTTAACGAATGATGGCATGTTGAACCACAATGTTGCCGAGCTATTTGCCGACAAAAAAGTAGTACTTTTTGCCGTACCCGGAGCGTTCACGCCGACCTGCTCTGAAGCACACCTTCCAGGCTTTGTGGTGATGGCAGATGAATTTAAAACTAAAGGTGTCGATATTATCGCCTGTGTTTCAGTTAATGATGCGTTTGTGATGAAGGCATGGGGAACTGCGCAAAATGCATCTGAACTAACCATGTTAGCCGACGGCGATGCAAGCTTTACCAAAGCACTAGGGCTGGAGATGGATACAGCTGGCTTTGGTGGTGTACGTTCACAGCGCTATGCGATGGTGGTTGATAATGGTGTCGTTACAAGATTAAATGTTGAGGCACCACAGTCATTTGAGGTCAGTACTGCTGAAGCAATTTTAGCGACACTTTAA
- a CDS encoding HlyD family efflux transporter periplasmic adaptor subunit, translating into MEQLFRQEVMRHKVNRLDGTVSLIQPAAFKWLALLLVTILVFSIIFLATGEYSKKERVIGVVQPDSGLLKLTSPQSGIVKIVLVTEGERVKKGQPILRVESLKHGIDGFELNRSRIDQYQFQINMLTLQINKQHSKNTLQIQNLTHSKRNISAKLDELERQSEIINQRIEINNSVSEQMAVLAEQGYTSKLDLNRQIDTSLTIKQQSSSTHSQKLTLNNELSQIVNQLSQLPIEHAKVLDQLQSQLTEAQLSLAIVEQESLAELRAPMSGKITGILTKVGKSVSSQQFLLSVLPENSKMQAVLFIPTSAFGFIEMGQQVRLRYHAFPYEKFGIFDGEIIEVSSNVILPEETELPGMIKDPSYRVVVSLSVQEIIAYGKKTPLRADMMLDADIIVERRSLLAWLFDPIFSLHGKL; encoded by the coding sequence ATGGAACAGTTATTTAGACAAGAAGTCATGCGGCATAAAGTTAACCGTTTAGACGGAACTGTTAGCCTAATACAGCCTGCCGCGTTTAAGTGGTTAGCGTTGTTACTCGTGACTATTCTCGTCTTCAGTATCATATTTTTGGCCACCGGTGAATACAGTAAAAAAGAGCGAGTCATTGGCGTTGTTCAGCCCGATAGCGGCTTGCTTAAACTAACTTCACCGCAATCTGGAATTGTCAAAATAGTGCTGGTCACAGAGGGGGAGCGCGTAAAAAAAGGTCAACCTATTTTACGAGTAGAATCGCTAAAACATGGGATAGATGGTTTCGAGTTAAACCGTTCACGTATCGATCAATATCAGTTCCAAATCAATATGCTGACTCTGCAAATCAACAAACAACACTCGAAAAACACCCTGCAAATCCAAAACCTAACCCACAGTAAACGCAATATATCGGCCAAACTAGACGAACTTGAGCGCCAGAGTGAGATCATCAATCAGCGTATTGAGATAAATAATAGCGTTTCCGAGCAGATGGCGGTGCTTGCTGAGCAAGGCTATACCTCCAAACTCGATCTTAACCGACAGATAGACACCTCTCTTACGATTAAACAGCAGAGTTCAAGCACTCACTCGCAAAAACTGACGCTCAATAATGAGCTTAGCCAAATAGTTAATCAGCTGTCGCAGCTACCAATAGAGCACGCAAAAGTGCTTGACCAGTTACAAAGTCAGCTCACTGAAGCGCAACTAAGCCTAGCAATTGTTGAGCAAGAGTCGTTGGCAGAGTTAAGGGCACCGATGAGTGGCAAGATTACTGGCATTCTGACTAAGGTTGGTAAATCAGTAAGTAGCCAGCAATTCTTATTAAGTGTGCTTCCCGAAAATAGCAAGATGCAGGCAGTACTCTTTATTCCCACCTCCGCATTTGGTTTTATCGAAATGGGCCAACAAGTCAGGCTTCGCTACCATGCTTTTCCCTATGAAAAATTCGGTATTTTTGACGGCGAAATCATTGAAGTCAGTTCCAATGTTATCTTGCCTGAAGAGACTGAGCTGCCAGGAATGATTAAAGATCCATCTTATCGAGTGGTCGTCAGCCTATCGGTACAAGAGATCATCGCCTATGGGAAAAAAACCCCGCTACGAGCAGATATGATGCTAGATGCAGATATCATCGTCGAGCGAAGATCATTATTAGCTTGGTTATTTGATCCTATTTTTAGCCTTCATGGAAAACTCTAA
- a CDS encoding lantibiotic dehydratase, whose translation MTKPLAKNESFFVIRAPRLPLEELSNISTDREEMRVQLNAWLDMPGIQEALYLASPALIDSLPQWQEKPHSKQANKTEQSLIKYFIRMSSRPTPFGLFSGIALGNVTQDTRIVSQHYLQDSRKTRLDMFYLSALKSRVASQAIRDDAMRYHPNSSHYFVAEQCRYIESYQSNDDQQYRLSAIAADEYFLTALKLSKQGISFSSLVKQFQIAHPAATTVDIEPYVEQLITESILVAKLPLPLTGYSPDSSLIDTFNAIKKAEYADQLATGLFHLQRFDQKSTVSINEYQAVTHSLSNELVKPNEGKLFQTDIIRQFNSCELSQVEVDTLAEHLNLLHKSHQRPYSPFTDFIQKFNQRFEGQFVPLDLLLDEESGIGFSNETGYEAPLIAGINLGRQNNRSQAEASSTPLELEIERTYSAPNISTIGTISISATNLTKQIKTLKEDTSLPASFAAMVSCYYDKNQRIIMKYNGCYGPSAANLLGRFCHLDDKLKTKLIAHLKQEERHSPDVIFAEIAHVPEGRPGNVIARPHLRDYEITFMADSSLDEDKQITLSDLYVWVENNEVKLWSKKLNKQVVPRLSCAHNYSDRSLSGYKFLSMLQNQSTSLPRFSKPTSLDNAVFCPRIMLDNLILAEKSWQIPREELEKLYQAEQINDKQWSKLQQKYRLENWVLFAVSDHVLQLDLTNPAMLAILLSESKGLKHIPLKEVLSQTLTPVVSNAQGQHFNSEIIIPFFNEQAAKLACLHEDPLKNIEAKNITRRFAPGSEWLSLKIYSGNTTVENLLSEQLLPLIEQHAELFNKWFFIRYGDPDWHIRLRFQGSPEKLYGQLLPLLNSVFEPMLAANQLHRVEMSTYEREVERYGGPEAMELVEALFMADSQLIAAMLQQIDEHGEDMRWRLAALTCNKLFNIFDYNDDDTLSLLTRLRTGFGSEFNESAMLRKQLGNRFREKQHQLADDMAKLGNLVTETALSPSQLELHKLLQQWQVLADPMIANLKLLQKEGKLNCSFDTLINSLLHMHNNRVFKAYNREQELVVHDFTRRFYFSKIQRNKKIAN comes from the coding sequence ATGACCAAGCCCTTAGCTAAAAATGAAAGCTTTTTTGTGATCCGAGCGCCACGCTTGCCCCTTGAAGAGCTCAGCAATATTTCAACTGACCGAGAAGAGATGCGAGTACAGCTTAACGCTTGGCTAGATATGCCAGGCATACAAGAAGCCTTGTATTTAGCCAGTCCTGCGTTAATCGATAGTCTACCGCAATGGCAAGAAAAACCGCATAGCAAACAAGCAAATAAAACCGAACAATCGCTAATAAAATACTTTATCCGCATGAGTTCTCGCCCGACACCTTTTGGGCTATTCTCAGGGATCGCGCTGGGCAATGTAACGCAGGATACCCGCATAGTAAGTCAGCACTACCTGCAAGATAGCCGCAAGACACGGCTCGATATGTTCTATCTTAGTGCGTTAAAATCGAGAGTAGCATCACAAGCAATACGTGACGATGCGATGCGCTACCACCCCAATAGCTCACACTACTTTGTCGCAGAACAGTGCCGCTATATCGAATCGTATCAATCTAACGATGATCAACAGTACCGCCTATCCGCGATAGCAGCTGACGAATACTTCTTGACCGCACTAAAACTGTCGAAGCAGGGCATTAGCTTTTCATCCTTAGTCAAACAGTTTCAAATAGCCCACCCGGCCGCGACAACTGTGGACATAGAGCCCTATGTGGAGCAATTAATCACTGAGTCGATATTGGTCGCCAAGTTACCACTGCCACTCACTGGTTATTCGCCGGATAGTAGCCTTATCGACACTTTTAATGCTATCAAAAAGGCTGAATATGCCGATCAACTAGCAACTGGATTATTTCATCTGCAGCGCTTTGACCAAAAATCGACGGTATCGATCAATGAATACCAAGCAGTAACCCACTCTTTAAGCAACGAATTAGTCAAACCTAACGAAGGAAAATTGTTTCAGACTGACATAATACGCCAATTTAATTCATGTGAACTGTCACAAGTGGAGGTTGATACGCTAGCAGAACATTTAAATTTGCTGCATAAGAGCCACCAGCGACCCTACTCGCCGTTTACGGACTTCATTCAGAAATTCAATCAACGCTTTGAAGGCCAATTTGTACCGCTGGACCTACTACTCGACGAAGAGTCTGGAATTGGCTTTTCCAACGAAACGGGTTACGAAGCACCTTTAATTGCTGGGATAAATCTGGGTAGACAGAATAATCGCAGCCAAGCAGAGGCCTCTAGCACTCCACTGGAGCTCGAGATAGAGCGAACATATTCAGCACCAAATATAAGTACTATAGGCACTATATCTATATCTGCTACTAATCTAACAAAGCAAATAAAAACGCTTAAAGAAGATACGAGTTTGCCCGCATCATTCGCGGCAATGGTCAGTTGCTATTACGATAAAAATCAGCGAATCATTATGAAATATAATGGTTGCTACGGGCCATCTGCCGCTAACCTGTTAGGTCGATTTTGCCATCTAGATGACAAACTGAAAACTAAACTGATAGCGCATTTAAAGCAGGAGGAGCGCCACAGCCCAGATGTGATATTTGCTGAAATTGCTCACGTCCCAGAGGGGCGCCCAGGTAATGTGATCGCCCGCCCTCATCTACGTGACTATGAAATCACCTTTATGGCTGACTCATCGCTTGATGAAGATAAGCAAATAACATTATCTGATCTGTATGTCTGGGTCGAAAACAACGAAGTTAAACTGTGGTCCAAAAAACTCAATAAGCAAGTTGTGCCACGGCTCTCATGTGCACATAACTATTCCGATAGAAGCCTTAGTGGCTATAAATTTTTGTCTATGTTGCAAAATCAGTCTACTTCGCTGCCCAGATTTTCGAAACCAACCAGTCTCGATAATGCAGTATTTTGTCCTCGTATAATGCTAGATAATCTTATTTTGGCCGAAAAATCATGGCAAATACCACGAGAAGAATTAGAGAAGTTATATCAAGCCGAGCAGATCAACGATAAACAATGGAGCAAGCTGCAGCAGAAATATAGACTAGAAAACTGGGTGTTATTCGCTGTTAGCGACCACGTACTACAACTGGATCTAACCAACCCCGCCATGCTGGCTATCTTACTGTCAGAATCTAAGGGCTTAAAGCACATTCCACTAAAAGAGGTTCTCAGCCAAACGCTGACACCTGTGGTCAGTAATGCACAAGGTCAACACTTTAATAGCGAAATTATTATTCCATTTTTCAATGAGCAAGCGGCTAAGCTAGCCTGTCTTCACGAAGATCCACTTAAAAATATTGAAGCCAAAAACATTACTCGTCGATTCGCACCCGGCTCAGAGTGGCTTAGTCTGAAAATATACTCGGGCAATACCACAGTGGAAAACCTGCTTAGCGAACAGCTATTACCATTGATTGAGCAGCATGCAGAACTGTTCAATAAATGGTTCTTTATCCGTTATGGTGATCCCGACTGGCATATTAGGCTCAGGTTCCAAGGCTCTCCAGAGAAGCTTTACGGGCAACTACTGCCCTTATTAAACAGTGTGTTTGAACCTATGCTGGCGGCAAATCAGTTGCATAGAGTTGAAATGTCGACCTATGAGCGTGAAGTTGAGCGTTATGGCGGTCCAGAAGCTATGGAGCTAGTCGAAGCGCTTTTCATGGCTGACAGCCAACTCATTGCAGCAATGTTGCAGCAAATTGATGAGCACGGCGAAGACATGCGCTGGCGACTCGCCGCACTCACCTGCAATAAGTTATTCAATATATTTGACTACAATGACGATGATACTTTGAGCCTACTAACGCGATTACGCACAGGCTTTGGCTCCGAGTTCAATGAAAGCGCTATGCTGAGAAAACAACTCGGAAACCGCTTTAGAGAGAAGCAGCACCAGCTTGCAGATGACATGGCCAAGCTGGGTAACTTGGTAACTGAAACTGCACTGTCACCAAGTCAGCTTGAGCTGCACAAGTTATTACAACAGTGGCAAGTGCTCGCTGACCCCATGATTGCAAATCTTAAGCTGCTACAAAAAGAAGGTAAGCTTAATTGCAGTTTCGACACCTTGATCAACTCGCTGCTGCATATGCACAACAATCGAGTATTTAAGGCCTACAATAGAGAGCAAGAGTTGGTAGTCCATGATTTCACTCGACGCTTCTATTTCTCAAAAATTCAAAGAAATAAAAAAATTGCTAACTAG
- a CDS encoding lanthionine synthetase LanC family protein translates to MPLITPLNISLSNRDIIKSIHHDFSGSIISYPAVTNSFLGGRTGQLSYLYLSETISNTSSAQIEKTLNDEIANLVNKLSIGRLTLEISKGICGIGWTLEFLNQQQGDDYDIEFCNTLDELMITALSTPQWQGELEYVLGLAGVAVYAARRLKRSTDPRLYEKIITHYESLAIQVNEQQLSWHQASHSVFRLNTENLDEIEFNLGLAHGVPGIIAAILPAIKIPQLEHRVQTLLVRSCNWLLEQQITTDEGELGFPSVAGSDSIARLGWCYGDLPIALTLARVGRDLNLDRFTEAARHIAIRTSKRTADNGSIFDAGLCHGSSGLIVMFQLLNEILDEPELEQAALRWLDFTLQRFTEGGLAGLNAYSGISLQYEQDTGFLTGYAGIGLALITATTGNADWADSLLLT, encoded by the coding sequence ATGCCCCTGATTACGCCATTAAATATATCTTTATCAAATCGAGATATCATCAAGAGTATTCATCATGACTTTTCTGGTTCTATTATTAGTTACCCCGCTGTAACCAACAGTTTCCTAGGAGGTCGGACAGGCCAGTTATCATATTTATATCTATCCGAGACAATAAGCAACACCAGTTCTGCTCAGATTGAGAAAACTCTGAATGACGAAATAGCAAACCTTGTAAACAAGCTATCAATTGGCAGATTAACTCTAGAAATAAGTAAAGGAATTTGCGGTATCGGTTGGACACTAGAGTTTCTCAACCAACAACAGGGTGATGACTATGATATCGAATTTTGCAACACCTTGGACGAGCTAATGATTACCGCCTTGAGTACACCGCAGTGGCAGGGTGAGCTTGAATATGTACTGGGATTGGCGGGTGTTGCTGTCTATGCCGCTAGGCGACTTAAGCGCTCTACAGACCCGCGCCTATATGAAAAAATCATCACCCACTATGAGTCGTTGGCCATACAGGTAAATGAACAACAGTTATCTTGGCATCAAGCCAGCCACTCGGTTTTCAGGCTAAACACTGAAAACCTTGATGAAATAGAGTTTAACTTGGGCCTAGCTCATGGTGTACCCGGTATTATTGCCGCCATCTTACCGGCCATAAAAATTCCTCAGCTTGAACATCGAGTGCAAACGCTACTCGTCCGAAGCTGTAACTGGCTTCTTGAACAGCAAATAACCACCGATGAAGGCGAATTGGGTTTTCCTTCAGTAGCGGGCTCAGACAGCATCGCCAGGCTGGGGTGGTGCTATGGCGATCTACCTATCGCATTAACGCTGGCACGCGTAGGCCGAGACCTTAACCTAGACCGGTTTACTGAAGCGGCCCGCCATATAGCCATCAGAACCAGTAAAAGAACCGCCGACAATGGCAGTATTTTTGATGCCGGACTTTGTCATGGCAGTAGTGGGCTGATCGTCATGTTCCAACTGCTTAACGAGATACTCGATGAGCCAGAGCTCGAACAAGCCGCCTTACGCTGGTTAGATTTCACTCTACAACGATTCACAGAAGGCGGCCTTGCAGGATTGAATGCCTATTCTGGAATATCTTTGCAATATGAACAAGATACTGGGTTTCTTACCGGTTATGCCGGTATAGGTTTGGCTTTAATTACCGCAACCACTGGTAACGCAGACTGGGCAGACAGCCTGCTATTGACGTAA
- a CDS encoding methyl-accepting chemotaxis protein, with protein MKISTLSLSASAVLLLIAALLAAVVFWSSEERQFIEQQTSQLQQIQKTFLVEIRRELDSYLSRGDASKLEQAKLNLAEIQTLISQQQSVEVLPLQVSIRNFVVALDNDYRAAGKLAGNPRQLLAHAESEMLDYNRRMADYALQGMQLQPQLANKYLALTRELPPLVYDLSQVTDGYLIGKEQRLKSILNSLISELDLWHDKLDMLPLIGIYETLEVDEFALGDEGGEEIEIGDNARSELLSLSNRYNKEVNNTHSLLIENQRTQQAMTQDIATIEQLLLALGAEQDLHNQQLKQQLSIAIYTMVSVLILFSIGYLILQQRRVIKPLKHLNRAFYKLSESNSRERLSIQRRCETGQIAGHFNQLLQRFEKEDEIQREQITHVSQSLSSLVERISHLSASAEQTQNIVLTAQDQTEHIRVLAKDVSQTSEQVEQSAQQTMQQMQLSQQEAQAVLDATEESQLAVTHCHQSLSSLTTSVADVSRIIDAISNIAEQTNLLALNAAIEAARAGEQGRGFAVVADEVRNLSQRTQVSLKEILQILNQLTQANTDLDERVHGIGEVTRVQKQRAQSLWQVAQSVQSQACEMANTAKQGANSTLEQVSHLDDFVSAMNSLKDHAQAASLQSDEIAKEVELSVENIEVSLGINTVV; from the coding sequence ATGAAAATCTCAACGCTATCGCTTTCTGCATCAGCAGTGTTGCTGCTCATCGCAGCTTTATTGGCTGCTGTCGTGTTCTGGAGCAGTGAAGAGCGACAATTCATAGAGCAACAAACCTCACAACTACAACAGATCCAAAAAACCTTTTTGGTAGAGATAAGACGCGAGCTTGATAGCTATCTTAGTCGCGGGGATGCAAGCAAACTTGAGCAAGCTAAGCTGAACTTAGCAGAAATTCAGACTCTTATTAGCCAACAACAAAGCGTTGAAGTTTTACCACTACAAGTTTCAATTAGAAACTTTGTTGTCGCCCTCGACAATGACTATCGCGCTGCAGGGAAGCTTGCCGGTAACCCACGGCAACTACTAGCCCATGCAGAATCTGAAATGCTCGATTACAATCGGCGCATGGCTGACTACGCGCTCCAAGGCATGCAACTGCAGCCACAACTTGCCAATAAATACTTAGCATTAACCAGAGAGCTGCCCCCGCTAGTCTATGATCTATCTCAAGTCACTGACGGCTATTTGATTGGCAAGGAGCAGCGGCTGAAATCTATATTGAATAGCCTAATTAGTGAGCTTGACCTTTGGCACGACAAGCTCGATATGCTGCCGCTTATCGGCATATATGAAACACTAGAGGTTGATGAGTTTGCCCTCGGCGACGAAGGCGGTGAAGAGATAGAGATAGGCGATAATGCCCGCAGTGAACTTTTAAGCCTAAGTAATCGCTATAACAAAGAGGTCAATAATACCCATTCGCTATTGATTGAAAACCAACGAACTCAGCAAGCGATGACCCAAGATATAGCGACTATTGAGCAGCTGTTACTCGCGCTTGGAGCGGAACAGGACCTGCATAATCAGCAGCTTAAACAGCAACTCAGCATCGCAATATATACCATGGTGTCGGTACTCATTCTGTTTTCTATCGGCTATTTAATACTGCAACAACGACGGGTAATTAAACCGCTAAAACATCTTAACCGCGCCTTCTATAAGTTAAGTGAATCCAATAGCCGAGAGCGACTGTCGATTCAGCGCCGTTGCGAAACGGGCCAAATCGCAGGCCACTTTAACCAACTGTTACAACGGTTTGAAAAAGAAGATGAGATACAGCGCGAGCAGATCACTCATGTGTCTCAATCATTAAGCTCGCTTGTCGAGCGAATTTCACATCTTTCAGCCAGTGCCGAGCAAACGCAAAATATTGTACTCACGGCGCAAGATCAAACAGAGCATATACGCGTATTGGCAAAAGATGTTAGCCAAACGTCTGAGCAAGTAGAGCAAAGTGCACAGCAGACCATGCAGCAGATGCAGCTCAGCCAGCAAGAAGCCCAAGCCGTGCTTGATGCAACGGAAGAGTCACAACTGGCAGTCACTCATTGCCATCAATCACTTTCGAGTCTGACAACATCTGTTGCTGACGTTTCGAGGATCATTGATGCCATTAGCAACATTGCTGAACAAACTAACTTACTAGCCTTAAATGCAGCCATCGAAGCGGCAAGAGCTGGTGAGCAAGGTCGTGGCTTTGCCGTGGTGGCTGACGAGGTCAGAAACCTATCGCAACGCACCCAAGTCTCACTAAAAGAGATCTTGCAGATCCTCAATCAACTCACCCAAGCCAATACCGACCTCGATGAACGAGTGCATGGTATTGGCGAGGTTACGCGGGTGCAAAAACAGCGTGCCCAAAGCTTATGGCAAGTTGCTCAGAGTGTGCAATCTCAAGCCTGTGAGATGGCAAATACCGCTAAACAAGGTGCCAATAGCACGTTAGAGCAAGTGAGCCATCTTGACGACTTTGTTAGCGCGATGAATAGCCTTAAAGACCATGCTCAAGCAGCCTCACTGCAAAGCGATGAGATAGCAAAAGAGGTTGAACTGAGTGTCGAAAACATCGAAGTTAGCCTCGGAATTAACACAGTCGTTTAA
- a CDS encoding peptidase domain-containing ABC transporter, which yields MDDVVVNSASKLSFWNKRKLPMIRQSEATECGLTCLTMIAGYYGHAMQLNEMRQRFQLSLEGATLLDIMQFAEQMALTTRPLKIDLEDLPCLDVPCILHWDLNHFVVLKSVSRNHIVIHDPASGVKKLSIEEASKHFTGIALELRPTKEFQQKKPAANLKFSDFWSKIIGLKSSLVLIFSLSLLLQCFALITPYYIQLVIDDVVISKDTSLLIVLAVGFFMVLLFEIATNALRGLALLHFGNLMNIQLGSNLFHHLIRLPLQYYEKRHMGDIVSRFGSLQQVKELLTTGVVESIIDGIMALLTLFMIFYYSPLLSAIVLIAVVLYAIIRAAMYQPFRAISEQEIIAHAEENSNFMETVRGIQTIKLFGSEAKREGQWQNRYAAAINQNIRLGNFNLSFSAINRLLFGCENILVIYVAATLVIQGGFSTGMLFAFMAYKTQFMTKAQNLIDKLIEFKMLSLHFERIADIALEPKETLSEQQVTTEIQGGITLRNLSFKYSDATPDVLNDISLDIKAGESVAITGPSGCGKSTLLKVMLGLDTPYKGEVLIDGIPLSQIGHKHYRQQIAAVMQNDELLSGSVADNIAFFDDKIDMEHLVYCADMAAIHDDISNMPMGYHSLIGDMGSSLSGGQKQRIILARALYKRPKILFMDEATSHLDTALESDINRAIKQMKITRVIIAHRKETIASADREISLLLTGNTEVISPTII from the coding sequence ATGGACGACGTAGTAGTAAATTCAGCAAGCAAATTGAGCTTCTGGAATAAAAGAAAGCTGCCAATGATTAGGCAGTCAGAAGCAACAGAGTGCGGCCTCACCTGCCTGACAATGATTGCCGGCTACTACGGCCATGCAATGCAACTCAATGAGATGCGCCAGCGCTTTCAGCTTTCGCTTGAAGGGGCTACATTGCTCGATATCATGCAATTTGCTGAGCAAATGGCATTAACCACGCGACCGCTAAAAATCGACCTTGAAGACCTACCCTGCTTAGATGTACCGTGTATTTTGCATTGGGATCTAAACCATTTCGTGGTACTTAAATCGGTTAGTCGCAATCACATAGTGATCCATGACCCCGCTTCAGGGGTCAAGAAGTTATCAATTGAAGAAGCCTCAAAGCACTTTACAGGTATAGCGCTCGAGCTTAGGCCAACCAAAGAGTTCCAACAAAAAAAACCAGCTGCCAATCTTAAATTCTCCGATTTTTGGAGTAAAATAATTGGGCTAAAAAGCTCATTAGTTCTTATTTTTTCGTTGTCGTTACTGCTGCAATGCTTTGCTCTCATTACACCCTACTATATACAACTTGTCATTGACGACGTGGTGATCAGTAAGGACACGTCGCTACTGATTGTGCTGGCAGTTGGATTTTTTATGGTACTGCTATTTGAAATTGCCACCAATGCACTACGTGGCCTCGCCCTACTCCACTTTGGCAACCTGATGAATATACAGCTGGGATCAAATCTATTTCACCATTTGATCCGGTTGCCGTTACAGTATTATGAGAAACGCCATATGGGCGACATTGTCTCGCGCTTTGGCTCATTGCAACAGGTGAAAGAGTTGTTAACGACAGGCGTGGTTGAGTCAATTATTGACGGCATCATGGCTCTGCTCACGCTATTTATGATCTTTTACTACAGCCCCCTGTTGTCTGCCATTGTACTCATCGCCGTTGTGCTATATGCCATCATTCGAGCGGCAATGTATCAGCCCTTTAGAGCGATTTCCGAACAAGAGATCATTGCCCATGCTGAGGAAAACAGCAATTTTATGGAGACGGTACGGGGCATTCAAACCATTAAACTATTTGGTTCAGAAGCTAAGCGTGAAGGCCAATGGCAAAATCGCTATGCCGCCGCCATTAACCAAAATATTCGCTTAGGTAATTTCAACTTATCATTTAGTGCGATTAATCGGCTGCTCTTCGGTTGTGAAAACATTCTGGTGATATACGTGGCCGCGACACTGGTTATTCAAGGCGGGTTTAGCACCGGAATGCTGTTTGCCTTTATGGCGTACAAAACCCAATTTATGACCAAGGCACAGAACCTGATCGACAAACTGATTGAGTTTAAGATGCTCAGCCTGCATTTTGAGCGCATCGCCGATATCGCCTTGGAGCCAAAAGAGACACTGAGTGAACAACAGGTCACCACAGAGATCCAAGGGGGGATCACACTTAGAAACCTCTCTTTTAAATACAGTGATGCGACTCCAGACGTGCTTAATGACATCAGTCTGGATATTAAAGCTGGCGAGTCAGTGGCCATAACGGGGCCATCGGGCTGCGGTAAATCGACCTTATTAAAAGTGATGTTGGGGTTAGACACCCCCTATAAAGGTGAGGTATTGATTGATGGCATTCCACTGTCTCAAATCGGTCATAAACACTATCGTCAACAGATAGCCGCCGTTATGCAGAATGACGAATTGCTATCAGGCAGCGTTGCCGACAACATTGCCTTCTTTGATGACAAAATAGATATGGAGCACCTAGTCTATTGTGCTGACATGGCCGCTATTCACGATGATATTAGCAATATGCCAATGGGTTATCACAGCCTCATTGGTGATATGGGCTCAAGCTTGTCGGGTGGGCAGAAACAGCGGATCATTCTTGCTAGGGCACTATATAAACGACCGAAAATACTGTTTATGGATGAAGCGACCAGTCACTTAGATACCGCTCTAGAAAGCGATATTAATCGAGCTATAAAACAGATGAAAATAACTCGAGTCATTATTGCCCACCGTAAAGAAACAATCGCTTCTGCCGATAGAGAGATTAGTTTACTGCTAACTGGCAATACTGAAGTCATATCTCCAACAATAATTTAG